The genomic region cccctctgtccctctctctctctattcccctctgtccctctctttctctcttcccctctgtccctctctttctctcttcccctctgtccctctctttctctcttcccctctgtccctctctctctctcttccaggagAAAGAGACGGTGGATGCAGCCGGCCGGGTGTTCGAGGACTGGGAATTCCGTGTCCTGGAGAGCGAGGCCggaatagaggaggaggagagcgaagGAAAgatggaagggaaggagagagggaacgaggaagagaaggagaaggagatctCATGCCAAAAGAATGCTGTTAACTCAGCGCAGGTAAGCCAGGGTCGACAAATAAGAAGACGACAACATTTCAGAGAATCTCACAGCTCCAAGCTGGTTCTACTAGTTTGGTTAGAAGCTTATCCCCCACCACAGACACTCTCTAAATGCCCCCCCAATGGTAGTCACTCTCTGTTTGGAAACTGCTCCTCACATGTAACCCCCCGCCCCCCAACCTCCTCTTCTTAAACTGAGACATGAGTGTGAACTCTCCCTTCTCCTCACACTCTACAGTATCACCCTCCACTGTCACATGACTGCACAAACAAGTTAGGCAATTGCATCAGAGGCCactttgggagggagggagggaaagtggAGAAAGATGTATAGATGAAGGGAGAGCTCGTCAATTGAGGAAATGTATGAGGAAAGGACAGGGACTAGAagtagagaatggagagagatggtAAAAGGGGTATGGTGAGAGTGGTGGGGAGGGGTTGAAGGATAAAAGGAAGGATTGTATCGTGAGGGAGCGAGAAGATAGAAAGAGGATAAACTTAGGATATCATGTGATGAGGTggaaaagtggagagagagagagagagagagagagagagagagagagatatgaaacAAGTAATAGTGAtgaaaagaggggaggagagagagtgggagagagttgATTCAGCTGCACTGTGGCCTTGCTTGGGTTGACAGCTcatctctatacccctctctctctttatctcctcctctctgacaTATTAACTGTGCTGAGCTGACATCACTAATTCTTTATTCCCTGTCATCTCCCACTCATCTCCTCTCACGACTCCAATGGATGTTGTAAGGTGTGCCATTGAACACAGAGTAACTGACTATTGACATAAGTCGTGAGACATAACAGATAAGATGCTGTGCACATTTAACACGACAACTCTATAATGCTAACAACAACACCGTCTGGCTAACATGCCACTGGACATACAGAACATGAatgacaggagacagaatgacgcGGCGTTTAATATTAAGTGTCTGACGTTTCATTTGTCGATTTCTTTTCTTTATTCATTGCTTTTCTTCAGGAGCGAGTCCAGCAGCTTGAGAAGCAGTTGaaggagatggagcgagagaaggatagagagatgaaTGCCTtcaagaaggagaggagagaattgcTCCACACCACTCAAAGGGTAATGAAGGGAACAGAGGCTGATGATCAACAAATGTCAGAACTTGAACTTAATTTATTGATTATTTGTCAGGGAAAGGATGATGATGTCGTATATTCCCGGTGGTTCAAGTATGATAAATATGATACATTCAATGATTGTccctgcttgtgccatcaaacccctgcaacttatccagaacactGCAGCCCGCCtagttttcaaccttcccaagttctctcatgtcaccctaCTGGTCtactgatagctactttattgaggaaaaaatgtactttctatgcctgtgatatgtggttgtaccacctagctatcttaagatgaatgcacaaaCTGCGTAtgctaaatgactacaatgtaaCATGTAAATTAAGTGCTTGGAAGCTAGATAAGAATGTCCGTTGTTGCCAGTGTTTTTATTCAATATTCATAATGGTTGTCTGAAGTGCCAAAGCGTGTGATTTGTCAACTCCCTGCTTGGACAGTGATATGGTTTGTTGTTGAACCAATGACATGCCTTTGATTAGAATTATGACAGGGGGAGTTGAAAAGGGGgaggagactagttagagacagggaaagagCACAACTGAgcttagagagtgagagagagagagagagaggcatgactgaagaaagagagggagggagggaagaaacaGGGAAGAGAAAAGCAGAACAGGGGAGGGtgactgtgagggagagagagaagggaatgaGTGAAGATAAGCTGAGAGAACTTAAGCGCGTCACTGCAACACCGGTAAGTGGAGAGACACGACAAATCAAATATGCATGCTTCAAGTGTCTGTAGATTGGGTTAATCAGAAATGGGATTTAATACAGGCTAAGTGTGTCAGTTAATAGTAGGACGAGAGAGGGAGTGTACAAGGGAGTGGCAGATGGGGGGGAAAGGAGGGACAGACAGTGTGTTTCTGTACAACTGTGTCTGAATACAATAAGACTTTGTATGACATGCTAGGGTAGTCATATGGGTAGGAGTCACTAATGAGAAGACATGGACCTGTTTTTGGCAGAGAGAAATTGATTTCATTGCTCGTccagacacgagagagagagagactgagacgggttAACAGAGAATGCACACCGCTTCCGAATTGCTTATGTGTCTGTGAGTCAGGGAGAAGGGGTGGGAGGGCAAACGAGATATAGTTAGAGGGAGATAATTTTTTAACTCATTACAGTGGTGCCTGAGAGCTGGCATGCGTTTTCCATTCTCAGTGAGTTGCAGAATGTCTTCTACTACCTGTTACACTCCTACTATGTCATTTCATGATGTGTCATGGCTAAATGTTGACACAACCGTCTTAGTGTGTCGTGTGGTCATCCAGGTCTTATGACTGACGGCCTGTCCTACCTAACTGACATGTCTAGGTCATTATAACAACAACATTCACTTGTCTATTTTTTCACTCTCCTCTTCACGGCTGAGTTTATGCCATAACCGGTTATATAACGGTCATACTCCCATCTCTTATCAGGTCTTGAAAGAGAAGAAGCCACTCGCTGATTGGTCCAACATCCCCAGCTCGGTCCCTTGCATGATGTCACTCTCGCCGCTGACCATTCACAAATCACCTCAGGTGTGTTGCCGGGCCGTTACCACTGACACGGGTCATGTTTTCCAGTTGTatgtgacacatactgtacataaacaCTGATTTGATTCACTTGTTGTTTGACTCCCAGTAATGTACTGAAACACAAACTCACAGTGTTATTCCCTAACTTCAGGAACAAGCCAAAGAATCCGCCAGTTTACCCCGGAGACGGAGCTCGCACCGCAACAATAAGCTCGCCGATAGACCGGTCTCGGTGCAAGGTGAGCTATGATGGGTGTTTAATTATGAATTCCTTTGTGTTTTTTATTTGCTTTACCTCAGAGCATTTTTACATATCTGCTTTCTCTTTCTATTTGAtcctctgtgtttgtctgtctatTTGTTTAGTTctaccacatctctctctctctctttctctctctccatctctttctgcttctctctctttctctcactctgcctTTTCAGTCTCTGCTAAGACGTGTCAGTAGCAGATGCAGCTGTGTGTTATTACCATGCCGTGAGCAGGATATAGCTGTATGAACTGGATGAGCCAGTGGGGCTACTAGTCTATGGCTGTTTAGAAATTCTGTTCTGTTTGTTTGCTCCGCTGCTGCCTATACCCCATTTCCAcgatctctctctaacccactgtgtgtgtgtttatgtgtgtgcgctgtcatcctctctctccctctattttctctcctctgctctctccattctctccccttttctcatGCTCTCCTTACCCTGTCTCTTATATAATATGTGCTATGTGTACTGTTTTTGtgtcccttcctctttctctctctctctctgtctccatctctttcACAGGGCTGGTGAGAATGGTACCTGACAGTCCGAGCCCAGAGCGCTtcacttcccctctcccctcccaccgGCACAGCAACGGGCACATCAACGGGCACAGACCTGGGCCCAGCAATGGCAGTGATCTCCTCACCCCCTGTAACAGTGCTAGTAGCTCCCGTGCTGCCAGGTCAGTGGAGGGGAAAAAACATCTAAAATCACAACGTTTAAAGGAACATGTTAGTGTGATTGTGAATAAGAGGAGGTATCTGATTGGCTGTCAGATGGGAAGAGATGAGTTGTCTGTGGAAGATTGATTGGGTGATTGGGTTAGCTTGGAGATGTAGTTGATGTGAGGTGGAGTGGGAGTTTTCTAGGTCTGTGTGAGTGAAATATAAATGCTGCTCTcagtctgtgtgtgcatgtgtctgtatgCTTGTACGTCTGTGTCTCTGACGACAATAATGACAGTAAATCTGCTGACATATGTATTTTTCCTTCTCCCTCCAGCCCAAATCTGGGACTTTTGAACCTGGTGGAGattgagaggagactgagggaggccaaagcggagagagagaggcttctcAAAGAGAGGGTGAGTCACCACCATTAACATCCATAATCACTTCAGACACAGCTTTAGACGTGCcaggtcatattcattagggcacaccgtaacacaacgtttaaaaaaaagtttgttgGCCTCCCGGGTgtcgctgtgccaccagagactctgggttcgagcccaggctctgtcgcagccggccgcgaccgggaggtccatggggcaacgcacaattggcctagcgtcgtccgggttagggaggttttggccggtagggatgtccttgtctcatcgcacactagcgactcttgtggcgggctgggcgcagtgcacgctaaccaggttgccaggtgcacagtgtttcctccgacgcattggtgcggctggcttccgggttggatgcgctgtgttaagaagcagtgcggcttggttgggttgtgttttggaggacgtatggctttcaaccttcgtctctcccgagcccgtacgggagttgtagtgatgagacaagatagtaactactaaacaattggataccacggatACCACGAATGTTTCAGATTATGTTGTGCTCATTAGAATGGTGTCATTTTGGactcacttttattgtaaataagaatataatatgtttctgaacacttctacattaatgtggatgctaccatgattacagatcatcatgaatgaattgtgaattaatgatgaatgagaaagttaGGTGCACAAGGATCATGCCCCCAAAACATGCCAACCTTTTAAgggaatttgtccaaatacttatgacaccttcaaatggggggactagatacataaagtgctttcatttctaaatggtaaattgtatgaaaataccctcaaataaaaggtgacattctgtccAAAAATGCTGTAGTATAGAGACAAATTAAGTTTTAGCTttactgtccaaataaatacatagTATGCCTCAGCCTAGATATTGTACTTCATCTTAATCCCTGTTGTCAATAAAAGTATGCCTCTTTCTAAAAAAGAAAAACTAATTGATGGTCTTTGAAGCGAGTCACCTTCTCCTCCAATATGATTGATAAGGACACAAGGAGATAGGATGCACAGAACGGATCATTGAGATGGAGCCTGTGTGTTGATCCAGGAGGAAAGGAGgcaggaggtggtggtggaggagaggaggcagagagagctggagggcCGAGGAGCAGCAGAACCAGTAAAGTCCCAGAGCAGGCTAGTCCCTGACCCAGAGGAGAAGCCCAAAACCACCAGTCCTGTCCCCAGCTCCCCTGAGGTACGTCTTTCTGTCTGGctgctctgtctttctgtctggctgtactgtctttctgtctggctgtactgtctatctgtctggttgctctggctgtctgtactgtctgtctgtctgtgtgctccaTAGCGTTATACATCCTTTCTCCAACCTCTCCTTTTCCCCTGCTTATTGCTCTCTCaatctgtctttctttctgtctcctcctcactaaccaaGTGATGTTGACCTGTTTTATTTGACACGTCTATTGTGAAATGATATACATTAATACTCATTCTTCTTCTCAGCGCTcgctacctctcttcctctctgcgaACTTTGACCTGCGGGCCCACGTGGAGTCGCTGGGTCACGGGGTGGCGGGGTGCATGGGCCTGCGTATGTCCCCGCGCCGCTGTGCCGGCTTCTTGACCAAGCGAGGGGGGCGGGTCAAgacctggaggaggaggtggttccTCTTCGATATGGACCACAGGCGGCTAGCCTACTACACAGgtgagggggctgagagagagagactgtgtgtgtgttggatgatGGTGTGTATAAGCCTAAAtgctagggctgttgcggtgaccctattaccgccacaccggcagtcatgagtcatgaccgcagtaaaaTTCCACCTGACCGTTGAGTTACGGTAATCTCCtgttatgcactctggacatgctttGGTAGTACCCAGCTCGCTAATGACCATCAGGTCCTAACAGCCtgatactcagggctctattgtccctctaaccactctgacatcatgGCAAATGCCAtcgaaaatcacatcaaacacttatcatcaaaacagCATCATGCTTTTAAAACTAacctcactgtgatgatcaatttgaagaaggAAGTTCAACAGCAGTTTGAAACAGTGTAAAACATGATCATTGTAGTTGTTCTTTCAAAACCTAACAAGGAAATGGACAGCTTTCTAAGGTGAGGATTAGTTCAAAACATCCATAGGCATATTATAGTTTATgcatcaatatcaaatcaatatcaaatcaaactttcttTTTCACATGCGACAAATACAAAttgtgtagaccttactgtgaaatgcttacttacaagcccgtaaccaacagtgcagttcaagaaagagttaataaaatatttaccaaattaactaaagtaaaaaataataaaaagtaacactatacaataacaataaggaggctatatacagggtgtaacggtaccaagtcaatgtgcggggttacaggttagtcaaggtaatttgtacatgtaggtaggggtgaagtgattatgcatatagaataaacagcgagtagcagcagtgtaaaaaacaaatggggggggctgtcaatgtaaataatccggtggccatttggttaattgttcagcagttttatggcttgggggtagaagctgttaaggagccttttggtcctagacttggtgcaccggtaccgcctgccgtgcggtagcagagaaaacagtcaatGACTTGATTGACTGGTGTCTTTGAAAAATGTTTGGTCTTTCCTCTGAcaacgcctagtatataggtcctagatggcaggaagcttggccccagtgatgtactgggcagtacgcactacactctgtagcgccttacggccAGATGCCGAGCAATtaacataccaggcagtgatgcaactggtcaggatcctctcgatggtgcagctgtagaactttttgaggatctggggacccatgccaatttttttcagtctcctgaggggggaaataTATTGCCGTGtcatcttcacgactgtcttggcgtgctttgacaatgttagtgatgtggacaccaaggaacttgaggctctcaacccactccactacagccccgttgatgagaatgtgctctgtcctccttttcatgtagtccacgatcatctcatttgtcttgatcacgtagagggagaggttgttgccctggcggccttgtgaatattgacttgttttgtcttactcacatcagatacgtagagcgtgatcacacagtcgtccggaacagctgatgctctcatgcatgattcagttttacttgcctcgaagcgagtgtAGAAGTTATTTagatcgtctggtaggcttgtgtcactgggcagcctGTGGCTGTGCTTCCCAACTAAAGTTGCAAAATAACTCTGAATCTAGCATAATATTGGACCTGTTTCGAAATGATCACTTTTACGCTCAACATGGCCACTTCATATGCCCACTCACTCTGGAATGGGAAAAATATTATTTCTATTTCATTCAGATAAGTTAAATTATATTCTTCTTGCTATTAAATcttataatataaaataatggcatAAGACTTAGAAGCATATCTTGTCAGCTAAATAAACAAGCCTAAATCCCATGGCCCTCAAACTCAAGTCAGTGCCACTGCATTTTTCATTGTTCCCTTCAAAttgggactgatttagacctgggacaccaggtgtgtgcaattaattatcaggtagaacagaaaaccagcaggctccggacctcgtaggaTAAGAGTTGAGTATCCCTGGCCTATGACATTGAGCATAgccagatacagtgccttgcgaaagtattcggcccccttgaactttgcgaccttttgccacatttcaggcttcaaacataaagatataaaacggtatttttttgtgaagaatcaacaacaagtgggacacaatcatgaagtggaacgacatttattggatatttaaaacttttttaacaaaaaaaactgaaaaattgggcgtgcaaaattattcagcccccttaggttaatactttgtagcgccaccttttgctgcgattacagctgtaagtcgcttggggtatgtctctatcagttttgcacatcgagagactgacattttttcccattcctccttgcaaaacagctcgagttcagtgaggttggatggagagcatttgtgaacagcagttttcagttctttccacagattctcgattggattcaggtctggactttgacttggccattctaacacctggatatgtttatttttcaaccattccattgtagattttgctttatgttttggatcattgtcttgttggaagacaaatctccgtcccagtctcaggtcttttgcagactccatcaggttttcttcaagaatagtcctgtatttggctccgtccatcttcccatcaattttaaccatcttcactgtccctgctgaaaaaacgcaggcccaaaccatgatgctgccaccaccatgtttgacagtgggtatggtgtgttcagggtgatgggctgtgttgcttttacgccaaccataacgttttgcattgttgccaaaaagttcaattttggtttgatctgaccagagcaccttcttccacatgtttggtgtgtctcccaggtgacttgtggcaaactttaaacaacactttttatggatatctttaagaaatggctttcttcttgccactcttccataaaggccagatttgtgcaatatacgactgattgttgtcctatagacagagtctcccacctcagctgtagatctctgcagttcatccagagtgatcatgggcctcttggctgcatctctgatcagtcttctccttgtatgagctgaaagtttagagggacggccaggtcttggtagatttgcagtggtctgatactccttccatttcaatattatcgcttgcacagtgctccttgggatgtttaaagcttgggaaatctttttgtatccaaatccggctttaaacttcttcacaacagtatctcggacctgcctggtgtgttgcTTGTTCTTCAtgaatgtggcaaaaggtcgcaaagttcaagggggccgaatactttcgcaaggcactgtaacctatagtaggccaactcatattctgttcttctgaaatggatttattgtgatggtgtatattgaATTGATTTATTATAATCCTTTTTCAATGTAGATGTTGCAAAGGCCTCACATCAGCGGCTTGTATgcgtggaggcctggagatgctaaatgtgtttatgttaattgccggtcaattactgtgagactggcagtcttttgcatgacaataaccagctgacaaaatgtaatgaccACAGCCCTACTAAATGCCTATGTGatttgtgtctgtctctctctttctttctctcgttctccctcaaATTGACTATTGTTTACCTTTAGACTGTGATGAGAGGAAGCTGAAGGGGGTGATCTACTTCCAGGCTATAGAGGAAGTCTACTATGACCACCTGCGCACAGCCACTTCAGTGAGTCCTCATATACAGTATTTTGTCACCATAGAGAGGGAACAATGTGCCCATGATATCACCACAACTGTTAAAGAGATGATCCATTCATGCATTCAATGTTTGAAACCAAATCCCAAGAATTATCGCTCTCCCACCattcatctcactctctctctctcagtctccgcGGCCCAGCCTTACGTTCTGTGTGAAGACGTACGAGCGCCTCTTCTTCCTGGTGGCGCCCAGCGCCGAGGCCATGAGGATCTGGATGGACGTCATTGTCACAGCAACAGACGAGCACAGCCGCTACTGAACTTGGCACCTgtcctgtgtctgtctgaccTACCCCTTGGACTGAACCTCCATTCACCTGGCTGACCTGGCTACAGTTTCAGCAGTTTACATTATGTGGGGAAAACTGCAATCTTCAACCTCCACCCTCC from Oncorhynchus masou masou isolate Uvic2021 chromosome 29, UVic_Omas_1.1, whole genome shotgun sequence harbors:
- the LOC135520143 gene encoding pleckstrin homology-like domain family B member 3 isoform X1 yields the protein MNNIQLAGYTPYRQDRTAASEMPLHNMDTPRSRWEQGLRPPWVARLAGGQSPASSGVESDTESSSTESERSPAKRLEARSPRILPLPSMLQQRMTEIDQQREELKIELQLEIALLEGELQEERNELRKHTLYLQTLQEEGGQEETHRQTDRQKERASLEVERARIEELRSRLEKKEALLPSQPEGQREQLLIQLQQEKETVDAAGRVFEDWEFRVLESEAGIEEEESEGKMEGKERGNEEEKEKEISCQKNAVNSAQERVQQLEKQLKEMEREKDREMNAFKKERRELLHTTQRVLKEKKPLADWSNIPSSVPCMMSLSPLTIHKSPQEQAKESASLPRRRSSHRNNKLADRPVSVQGLVRMVPDSPSPERFTSPLPSHRHSNGHINGHRPGPSNGSDLLTPCNSASSSRAASPNLGLLNLVEIERRLREAKAERERLLKEREERRQEVVVEERRQRELEGRGAAEPVKSQSRLVPDPEEKPKTTSPVPSSPERSLPLFLSANFDLRAHVESLGHGVAGCMGLRMSPRRCAGFLTKRGGRVKTWRRRWFLFDMDHRRLAYYTDCDERKLKGVIYFQAIEEVYYDHLRTATSSPRPSLTFCVKTYERLFFLVAPSAEAMRIWMDVIVTATDEHSRY
- the LOC135520143 gene encoding pleckstrin homology-like domain family B member 3 isoform X2 gives rise to the protein MPLHNMDTPRSRWEQGLRPPWVARLAGGQSPASSGVESDTESSSTESERSPAKRLEARSPRILPLPSMLQQRMTEIDQQREELKIELQLEIALLEGELQEERNELRKHTLYLQTLQEEGGQEETHRQTDRQKERASLEVERARIEELRSRLEKKEALLPSQPEGQREQLLIQLQQEKETVDAAGRVFEDWEFRVLESEAGIEEEESEGKMEGKERGNEEEKEKEISCQKNAVNSAQERVQQLEKQLKEMEREKDREMNAFKKERRELLHTTQRVLKEKKPLADWSNIPSSVPCMMSLSPLTIHKSPQEQAKESASLPRRRSSHRNNKLADRPVSVQGLVRMVPDSPSPERFTSPLPSHRHSNGHINGHRPGPSNGSDLLTPCNSASSSRAASPNLGLLNLVEIERRLREAKAERERLLKEREERRQEVVVEERRQRELEGRGAAEPVKSQSRLVPDPEEKPKTTSPVPSSPERSLPLFLSANFDLRAHVESLGHGVAGCMGLRMSPRRCAGFLTKRGGRVKTWRRRWFLFDMDHRRLAYYTDCDERKLKGVIYFQAIEEVYYDHLRTATSSPRPSLTFCVKTYERLFFLVAPSAEAMRIWMDVIVTATDEHSRY